The following are encoded in a window of Methylicorpusculum oleiharenae genomic DNA:
- a CDS encoding TOBE domain-containing protein, producing MSEAEQPQQSINDKKPTERLVEGELRIAGAYTWKLCNLLAAIESTGSLNRAAKQVGLSYKGAWEILERANNLSPNLLVATAIGGKHGGGSVLTDSGKSLLKLLAKLRKEHDQFLDRINREMEANSEFNYLIRRTFMKASARNQFFGTVVDIHEGGINVEIIIELKGSDHLVAAITRESMKSLAITRGMEVVALIKAPQVLIVTDLGPYRLSARNQLSGKISRLQKGVVNTEVVVQLPGGNSVYATVTNDSVDELGLDEGIDVLAAFKSNAVFLAVLSQH from the coding sequence ATGAGCGAAGCAGAACAACCACAGCAGTCGATCAACGACAAAAAACCGACTGAGCGGCTTGTCGAAGGCGAATTGCGTATCGCCGGTGCATATACCTGGAAACTTTGTAATTTGCTGGCCGCAATCGAATCGACCGGGTCTCTCAATCGCGCTGCGAAACAGGTTGGGCTTAGTTATAAAGGCGCCTGGGAAATTCTGGAACGCGCTAATAATCTATCGCCTAATTTACTGGTCGCAACGGCAATCGGTGGAAAGCATGGCGGCGGCAGTGTTTTGACTGACTCAGGGAAAAGCCTGCTGAAACTGTTAGCAAAACTTCGAAAGGAACATGATCAATTTCTGGACCGCATCAACCGCGAAATGGAAGCCAATTCCGAATTCAATTACTTAATCAGGAGAACGTTTATGAAAGCCAGTGCCCGCAACCAGTTTTTTGGTACCGTCGTCGATATTCACGAGGGTGGCATCAATGTTGAAATCATCATAGAACTTAAAGGCAGCGATCATCTGGTCGCGGCAATTACGCGAGAATCCATGAAATCACTCGCTATTACCAGAGGCATGGAGGTGGTTGCTTTAATCAAAGCCCCGCAAGTATTGATCGTTACTGACTTAGGTCCTTATCGGCTCAGTGCCCGAAATCAATTATCCGGTAAGATTTCCCGACTGCAGAAAGGCGTGGTCAATACGGAAGTGGTGGTCCAACTGCCCGGGGGGAATTCGGTCTATGCAACAGTTACCAATGACAGTGTTGATGAATTGGGTCTGGACGAGGGTATCGACGTGCTAGCTGCATTCAAATCGAATGCGGTTTTTTTAGCGGTGTTGTCTCAGCATTAA
- a CDS encoding di-heme oxidoreductase family protein — translation MSLLICLFAQTAKSDNAWVTDDVSREAFAQIYTGVGKELSDLALQGRNIFRQSWVIPPALDIDSAGLGPLYNQLSCLGCHPKNGRGMPPETPDQMMRSMLVRLSLPGSNEHGGPRPHPVYGDQLNEQGIPDIPGEGRVRVSYQEIVRSLPDGETFHLRRPIYTFTDLQYGPLEPEILYSPRIGPPVFGLGLLEAVSDSAILQLAERGRQQGVNGRPNWVWDGEKQHKTIGRFGLKANVATLKQQIAGAFIGDMSITSSLHPTENCGLFQTVCQQAPSARQPELDDRQLKAILTYLRLLQVPAKRAADDSKVQRGERLFVSTGCAVCHTPSLQTGEFPELPALSQQTLHPYTDLLLHDMGGELADGRPDFDASASDWRTPPLWGIGLVKRINGHSTFLHDGRARNLMEAILWHGGEAQLARKVFERLTSADRQNIIHFLGSL, via the coding sequence GGTGTTGGCAAAGAGCTATCCGACCTTGCCTTGCAGGGGCGAAATATATTCAGGCAAAGCTGGGTCATACCGCCTGCATTAGATATCGATAGTGCCGGCCTCGGACCGCTTTATAACCAATTGTCCTGTCTCGGATGCCATCCGAAAAACGGACGCGGCATGCCTCCGGAGACACCTGATCAGATGATGCGCTCTATGTTGGTAAGGTTGAGCCTGCCCGGCAGCAACGAGCACGGAGGACCGCGCCCACATCCTGTTTACGGCGATCAATTGAATGAACAAGGCATTCCCGACATCCCGGGTGAAGGCCGCGTTCGGGTCAGTTATCAGGAAATTGTCAGATCGTTGCCGGATGGGGAAACGTTCCATTTGCGCCGCCCGATCTACACATTCACCGATTTGCAATACGGCCCCTTAGAACCGGAAATACTTTATTCGCCGCGAATCGGACCGCCGGTATTCGGATTGGGCCTGTTGGAAGCGGTGTCTGACTCAGCAATCTTGCAATTGGCTGAGCGCGGGCGGCAACAAGGGGTTAACGGGCGGCCGAATTGGGTTTGGGATGGTGAGAAACAGCACAAAACGATTGGCCGCTTTGGGCTGAAAGCCAATGTTGCGACATTGAAACAGCAAATAGCCGGTGCGTTTATTGGCGATATGAGTATCACTTCGTCGCTGCATCCGACTGAGAATTGCGGTCTTTTCCAAACTGTCTGCCAACAAGCGCCATCGGCCCGTCAGCCTGAATTAGACGATCGTCAACTCAAGGCAATACTGACCTATCTGCGTTTGTTACAAGTGCCGGCAAAGCGCGCTGCAGATGATTCGAAGGTGCAGCGGGGAGAACGGTTGTTCGTTTCGACTGGTTGCGCCGTCTGCCATACGCCCTCTTTGCAAACCGGCGAATTTCCGGAATTACCGGCGTTATCGCAGCAGACTCTTCATCCTTACACCGATTTATTGCTGCACGATATGGGTGGGGAATTGGCTGATGGCCGGCCCGATTTCGATGCAAGCGCCAGCGATTGGCGAACCCCGCCGTTATGGGGTATCGGCTTGGTCAAGAGAATCAATGGACACAGCACTTTTTTGCATGACGGACGGGCGCGTAATCTGATGGAGGCGATTTTATGGCACGGAGGCGAAGCTCAATTAGCCCGAAAGGTCTTTGAACGACTGACTTCAGCAGATCGCCAAAACATTATCCATTTTTTGGGATCGTTATGA
- a CDS encoding PLDc N-terminal domain-containing protein — MGIEVGGFLGLVVLVLDIWAIISIVKSGASTGSQVLWVILILLLPVVGLILWWFAGPKGS; from the coding sequence ATGGGTATTGAAGTAGGCGGTTTTCTGGGTCTTGTTGTGCTTGTACTGGACATCTGGGCCATAATTAGCATTGTAAAAAGTGGTGCTTCAACTGGATCGCAAGTTTTATGGGTGATTTTGATTTTATTGCTGCCCGTTGTCGGTCTGATACTTTGGTGGTTTGCGGGACCGAAAGGGAGTTAA